Proteins encoded by one window of Lates calcarifer isolate ASB-BC8 linkage group LG5, TLL_Latcal_v3, whole genome shotgun sequence:
- the alkbh5 gene encoding RNA demethylase ALKBH5 gives MAASGYSDLREKLKSMTPHRDEYKNKYVDGTSNGSGKGRKRKYRESDDDECEHSDDSSELREQEARRVRSSIQQKSIFTPEECALIEEKIDEVVAKGEAGLYREHTVDRAPLRNKYFFGEGYTYGAQLEKRGPGQERLYRKGEVDEIPNWVHELVIKRLVSNGVIPEGFVNSAVINDYQPGGCIVSHVDPLHIFARPIVSVSFFSDSALCFGCRFQFKPIRVSEPVFVLPVRRGSVTVLSGYAADEITHCIRPQDIKERRAVIILRKTRPDAPRLDSDSTLSSSPAERPAPLKAKRSHRKADPDAAHRPRVLEMDKEENRHPSLSRHRRHSGSSENYWRRGQDYDKHRESSGRKVKMRRH, from the exons ATGGCAGCCAGCGGATACTCTGACCTGAGGGAGAAGCTGAAATCCATGACTCCTCACAGAGACgagtacaaaaataaatacgTGGACGGGACGAGCAACGGCAGCGGGAAGGGCCGAAAGCGCAAGTACCGGGAGTCCGACGACGATGAATGCGAGCACAGCGACGACAGCTCGGAGCTCCGGGAGCAGGAGGCCCGCCGGGTGAGGAGCAGCATCCAGCAGAAGAGCATCTTCACACCGGAGGAGTGCGCCCTCATCGAGGAGAAGATCGACGAGGTGGTCGCCAAGGGAGAGGCAGGACTTTACCGTGAGCATACTGTGGACAGGGCACCCCTCCGTAACAAGTACTTCTTCGGGGAAGGGTACACTTATGGAGCCCAGCTGGAGAAGCGTGGGCCGGGCCAAGAGAGGCTGTACCGTAAAGGAGAGGTGGATGAGATCCCGAACTGGGTGCACGAGCTGGTCATCAAGCGGCTGGTGTCCAATGGAGTGATCCCTGAGGGGTTTGTCAACAGTGCAGTGATCAATGATTATCAACCAGGTGGCTGCATTGTGTCTCATGTAGACCCTCTGCACATCTTTGCACGACCCATCGTCTCAGTGTCCTTCTTCAGTGACAGCGCTCTCTGCTTCGGCTGCCGCTTCCAGTTCAAACCAATTCGGGTGTCAGAGCCAGTGTTTGTCCTGCCTGTGAGGAGAGGCAGTGTCACAGTACTCAG TGGCTACGCTGCGGATGAAATTACCCATTGCATCCGGCCCCAAGACATCAAAGAACGGCGGGCAGTCATCATCCTTAGAAA GACCAGACCTGATGCACCTCGGCTGGACTCTGACAGCACTTTAAGCTCGTCCCCTGCAGAGAGACCCGCTCCTCTGAAAGCCAAACGCTCTCATCGCAAAGCAGACCCTGATGCTGCTCACAG GCCGAGGGTTCTGGAGATGGATAAAGAGGAGAACAGACATCCTTCACTCTCCCGTCATCGTCGTCACAGTGGCAGCTCAGAGAACTACTGGAGGCGCGGTCAGGACTACGACAAACACCGGGAGAGTTCAGGACGCAAAGTCAAAATGAGACGTCACTGA
- the LOC127142434 gene encoding LOW QUALITY PROTEIN: unconventional myosin-XV-like (The sequence of the model RefSeq protein was modified relative to this genomic sequence to represent the inferred CDS: deleted 1 base in 1 codon) produces MLEFAKKYFRQGASGKGWLHLTDFVIRDSLKSKSKNRDSREPTEMIKFSKTPLTESLIEFTDPAMNRVAADLFLSVMRFMGDSPPRGLTEQEVVSTFLKLIGEFTLMRDEAYCQLLKQLTTNTSSKPESCQRGWRLLYILTAFHRCSEVLKPFLLKYLQQASRSAGAQYQGIAKACEQNLKKTFQYGGRIIPPNSMELKAMMAGRSSKRQLFLFPGGIERHVKIKTCSVALEVIEELCYEMGLHRLEAMEEYAIFLVTNRGQNVRPLNKHEYILDVATEAELVDTNYSFWFRRVVWTQPLKFENELCVAMHYNQILPDYRKGLLNVLPHGKVSDQQFHQITKLAALQHRAKDIIFIPSIHELSEYIAAPLFKKQPPQQWVTMVTQHMQQVQTLNPHQARAQFLGLVSAFPMFGSSFFYIHSSSSTTFYAPCIVAVNQHGLHFLHKNTHEPMAVVPLVEVQSSRTQRPTAGTSYPYVDLTLGDMNTQRVIQLQLEQGLELCRVIAMQVENMMSVREKRLTLPPSEITML; encoded by the exons ATGTTGGAGTTTGCAAAGAAGTACTTCAGACAGGGAGCCAGCGGGAAGGg ATGGCTGCACTTGACTGATTTTGTTATCAGAGATTCCCTGAAGAGCAAAAGCAAGAACAGAGACTCCAGGGAGCCCACGGAAATGATCAAGTTCTCCAAG aCACCTCTGACCGAGTCTCTGATAGAGTTCACTGATCCAGCCATGAACAGAGTGGCA GCTGATCTCTTCCTGT CGGTGATGCGTTTCATGGGTGATTCGCCACCAAGGGGACTGACAGAGCAGGAAGTGGTCAGCACTTTCCTCAAG CTCATAGGAGAGTTCACCTTGATGAGGGATGAGGCTTACTGCCAGCTCCTCAAACAGCTTACCACTAACACCAGCTCCAAACC AGAAAGTTGCCAGCGAGGCTGGAGGCTGCTGTACATCCTGACTGCCTTCCATCGCTGCTCTGAAGTCCTCAAGCCTTTCTTGCTGAAATACCTGCAGCAGGCCTCTCGCAGCGCCGGGGCACAGTATCagg GCATAGCCAAAGCGTGCGAGCAGAACCTGAAGAAGACATTCCAGTACGGTGGACGCATCATTCCACCCAACAGCATGGAGCTGAAGGCTATGATG GCGGGACGAAGTTCAAAACGTcagctgtttctctttcctGGAGGCATCGAACGTCACGTGAAAATCAAAACCTGCTCT gttgCCCTGGAGGTGATTGAGGAGCTGTGTTATGAGATGGGTTTACACAGACTGGAGGCCATGGAGGAATATGCCATATTTTTAGTCACCAACAGAG GTCAGAATGTGCGTCCTCTGAACAAACACGAGTACATCCTGGATGTTGCAACAGAGGCTGAGTTAGTCGACACCAACTACAGCTTTTGGTTCAGACGAGTTGTCTGGACTCAACCGCTCAAATTTGAGAACGAGCTTTGTGTCGCAATGCATTATAACCAG ATCCTGCCAGACTACCGTAAAGGCCTGCTAAATGTTCTTCCACATGGAAAAGTGAGCGATCAACAGTTCCACCAGATCACCAAACTGGCAGCTTTGCAGCACAGAGCCAAAGACATCATCTTCATCCCCAGCAT ACATGAACTATCGGAGTACATCGCCGCACCTCTCTTCAAAAAGCAGCCGCCCCAGCAGTGGGTTACCATGGTGACGCAGCACATGCAGCAAGTACAGACCCTGAATCCGCATCAGGCCAGAGCACAGTTTCTGG GCCTGGTCAGTGCGTTCCCCATGTTCGGCTCCTCCTTCTTCtacatccacagcagcagctccaccacctTCTACGCCCCCTGTATTGTTGCTGTCAATCAACATGGTCTCCACTTCctgcacaaaaatacacat GAGCCCATGGCAGTGGTCCCCCTGGTGGAAGTGCAGTCCAGCCGCACCCAGAGGCCCACTGCTGGAACCAGTTACCCGTATGTAGACCTCACCCTGGGGGACATGAACACACAACGGgtcattcagctgcagctggagcaG GGCCTGGAGTTGTGTCGAGTCATCGCCATGCAGGTGGAAAACATGATGTCAGTGCGGGAGAAGAGGCTCACCCTGCCACCCAGTGAAATCACCATGTTATAA